The following are from one region of the Rosistilla carotiformis genome:
- a CDS encoding sigma-54 interaction domain-containing protein → MQQVYRITRRVAQSKASVLLLGETGTGKELIATAIHRLSRRANGPFVRVNCGALSESLLESELFGHVRGSFTGAVNNRTGRFEAAHSGTIFLDEINSTTLELQVKLLRVLQEREFERVGDTQTISVDTRVIAASNRELAAEVSAERFREDLYWRLNVVPIEIPPLRDRREDIPALVAHFLNIYSEANDRYVTHIQPESIEAMQSYHWPGNVRELQNYVERAVVMAEGDELTVELLPAEVTGIRNGATRRKSFAPADLDSMTIEVVEQGLTELGDDKTNLHSKIVDRVERELINQVLQACGGVQKQAAMQLGINRNTLHKKIKDYQLGKDDDNGSDD, encoded by the coding sequence ATGCAGCAGGTGTATCGGATTACCCGTCGCGTTGCGCAAAGCAAAGCGTCGGTTTTACTGCTGGGGGAAACCGGAACCGGGAAAGAATTGATCGCTACGGCGATCCATCGCTTGAGCCGACGCGCGAACGGACCGTTTGTCCGAGTCAATTGTGGCGCCCTTAGCGAAAGCCTGCTGGAAAGCGAACTCTTTGGTCACGTCCGCGGATCGTTCACCGGAGCGGTCAACAACCGCACCGGTCGATTCGAAGCGGCGCACAGCGGGACGATCTTCTTAGACGAAATCAACAGCACGACGTTAGAACTGCAAGTCAAACTGCTGCGTGTATTGCAAGAACGTGAATTCGAACGTGTCGGCGATACGCAAACGATCTCTGTCGATACCCGCGTGATCGCAGCCAGTAATCGCGAACTGGCCGCTGAAGTGAGCGCCGAGCGATTTCGCGAGGATCTTTACTGGCGGCTGAACGTCGTGCCGATCGAGATCCCGCCACTGCGCGATCGCCGCGAAGATATCCCCGCCCTGGTAGCTCACTTTCTGAACATCTACAGCGAAGCCAATGATCGCTACGTGACGCATATCCAGCCCGAATCGATCGAAGCGATGCAAAGCTACCATTGGCCGGGAAATGTTCGTGAGCTGCAGAACTACGTCGAACGCGCCGTCGTGATGGCCGAAGGGGACGAATTGACGGTCGAACTGCTCCCCGCGGAGGTTACCGGAATCCGTAACGGTGCCACCCGCAGAAAGTCCTTTGCGCCGGCCGATCTCGATTCGATGACGATCGAAGTCGTCGAACAAGGATTGACCGAACTGGGGGACGATAAAACGAACCTGCATTCGAAAATCGTCGATCGCGTCGAACGTGAATTGATCAACCAAGTCCTGCAAGCGTGCGGCGGCGTGCAGAAGCAAGCCGCAATGCAATTGGGAATCAACCGCAATACGTTGCACAAAAAGATCAAAGACTATCAGTTGGGCAAAGACGACGACAACGGCTCCGACGACTAG
- a CDS encoding alpha-amylase/4-alpha-glucanotransferase domain-containing protein, giving the protein MVPTAQLCLVLHNHQPIGNFDGVFEQAYQDSYLPFLDVFEPFAELRISLHTSGPLMLWLAERHPEYLERLRRLAAQQRIEIIGGPLYEPILSMLPSRDRIGQIRAYSQWIEEHLDVKVAGMWTPERVWESHFASDLADAGIGYTVLDDFHFHAAGLPKEQLTGYFITEEEGRLLRVFPGSEQLRYLIPFAPVEQTIDYIRGAAEQQPGSVFVFGDDGEKFGTWPDTQQHVYGDGWLIRFFEALTDNRDWLATNTLAQAIESTPAKGKVYLPDCSYREMTEWALPVAQQIQYDDATRALRQDSAQWDSIQPFVRGGFWRNFKVKYPEANEMYARMLSVSRRLADMQGEIDPDVWKKAQDHLYRGQCNCSYWHGAFGGIYLPHLRNAVYHELITADNLLNQQRYGATPWVEATVEDYDFDGDQEVRLSSDKMVAWLAPARGGRLYELDTRSIAHNLLATMQRKPEPYHRKVLSGASGEGDSVASIHDRVVFKQAGLDQMLQYDRYPRKSLMDHFWDDDATLDAVRSGDAIERGDFVDLGYEAKLRRAADRIQVQMRRDGNAWGIPLSITKAVTMSVGSETLEIAYLIEDLPKDRPLHFAIELNFAGLPAGADDRYFSDLEGERLGQLGKRLDLNASAGIQMTDEWLGIDVALSIDRPSGVWAFPVQTVSQSEAGFELVHQSVCVMPHWIVTGDADGRWTVTMRLAIRDRDTPLNRKHADAADLLRV; this is encoded by the coding sequence ATGGTGCCCACCGCTCAACTTTGTTTGGTTCTTCACAACCACCAACCGATCGGAAACTTCGATGGAGTTTTCGAGCAAGCTTATCAAGACAGCTACCTACCGTTTTTGGACGTGTTTGAGCCGTTTGCCGAGCTGCGGATTTCGCTGCACACCAGCGGTCCGTTGATGCTGTGGTTGGCGGAGCGGCATCCGGAGTACCTCGAGCGTTTGCGGCGGCTCGCCGCGCAGCAACGGATCGAGATCATTGGGGGGCCGCTGTATGAACCGATTTTGTCGATGCTGCCAAGTCGCGACCGGATCGGTCAGATCCGCGCTTACAGCCAATGGATCGAAGAACACCTCGACGTAAAAGTCGCGGGGATGTGGACTCCCGAACGCGTTTGGGAATCGCATTTTGCCAGCGACCTGGCGGATGCGGGAATCGGATACACCGTGCTGGACGATTTTCATTTCCACGCCGCCGGATTGCCTAAAGAGCAATTGACGGGTTACTTCATCACCGAAGAGGAAGGGCGTCTGTTGCGGGTCTTCCCCGGAAGTGAACAGCTGCGGTATTTGATCCCTTTCGCGCCGGTGGAGCAGACGATCGACTACATCCGTGGCGCGGCCGAACAGCAGCCCGGCAGCGTGTTTGTCTTCGGCGATGATGGGGAAAAGTTCGGCACCTGGCCCGATACGCAGCAGCATGTCTATGGCGACGGTTGGCTGATTCGGTTCTTCGAAGCGCTGACCGACAACCGCGATTGGTTGGCGACCAATACCTTGGCACAAGCCATCGAAAGCACGCCCGCCAAGGGAAAGGTCTATCTACCCGATTGCAGTTATCGAGAGATGACCGAATGGGCGCTCCCGGTTGCGCAGCAGATTCAATACGACGACGCCACGCGTGCGTTGCGACAAGATTCCGCCCAATGGGATTCGATCCAGCCGTTTGTTCGTGGAGGTTTCTGGCGGAACTTTAAAGTCAAATATCCCGAAGCGAACGAGATGTATGCGCGGATGCTCTCGGTCAGCCGACGTCTTGCGGATATGCAAGGCGAAATCGATCCCGACGTTTGGAAGAAAGCACAAGACCATCTCTACCGTGGTCAATGCAATTGTTCGTATTGGCATGGTGCGTTTGGTGGAATCTATCTTCCGCATCTGCGAAACGCGGTGTACCACGAATTGATCACTGCCGACAACCTCTTGAACCAACAACGCTACGGAGCGACACCTTGGGTGGAAGCGACCGTGGAAGACTACGATTTCGATGGCGATCAGGAGGTGCGGTTGTCGAGCGACAAAATGGTTGCCTGGTTGGCACCGGCGCGCGGCGGGCGGTTGTACGAACTGGATACCCGATCGATCGCGCATAATCTCTTGGCAACGATGCAACGAAAGCCGGAACCTTATCACCGCAAGGTGCTGTCGGGGGCGAGCGGCGAAGGGGATTCGGTCGCCAGCATCCACGACCGGGTCGTGTTTAAGCAGGCGGGCTTGGACCAGATGTTGCAGTACGATCGCTATCCGCGCAAATCGTTGATGGATCACTTTTGGGATGACGACGCGACGCTCGACGCGGTTCGCAGTGGCGACGCCATCGAACGTGGCGACTTTGTCGATTTGGGGTATGAAGCGAAGCTGCGTCGCGCGGCCGACCGAATTCAAGTTCAGATGCGCCGCGATGGAAACGCGTGGGGCATTCCGTTGTCGATCACCAAAGCGGTCACGATGTCGGTGGGGAGCGAGACGTTGGAGATCGCATATCTGATCGAAGATCTTCCCAAGGATCGCCCCTTACACTTTGCCATCGAGCTCAATTTCGCCGGGCTGCCCGCTGGGGCGGACGATCGCTACTTCAGCGATCTCGAAGGGGAACGGTTGGGGCAATTGGGCAAGCGCTTGGACCTCAACGCATCCGCTGGGATTCAAATGACCGACGAGTGGTTGGGGATTGACGTCGCGTTGTCGATCGATCGACCAAGTGGCGTGTGGGCCTTCCCGGTGCAAACGGTCAGCCAAAGCGAAGCCGGGTTTGAATTGGTCCATCAAAGCGTCTGTGTGATGCCGCACTGGATCGTAACGGGAGACGCCGATGGCCGTTGGACGGTGACGATGCGGCTTGCCATCCGCGATCGCGACACGCCGCTAAATCGGAAGCACGCCGATGCAGCGGATCTTTTACGCGTCTGA
- a CDS encoding NAD-dependent epimerase/dehydratase family protein translates to MRRDSEVGLKFKVLITGVCGFVGSAIAKTLLDIDPSLQVVGIDNLARTGSARNWRPLQSRGVQLFHGDLRVASDLAAVGRCDWVIDAAALPSVVAGVDGRHSSRQVVETNLMGTLHLLEQCATHRSGLILLSTSRVYSIAELNRLPLNIDDNAFQLSPDVTMVGASTAGISEAFSTRSPISMYGATKLASETMALEYGLAYQFPVWINRCGVLAGAGQFGRPDQGIFAYWIHSHLRRRPLKYIGFAGQGTQVRDCLHPQDLARLLYLQMTEDSTTTRSPVLNVSGGIESAISLHQLTQWCDDRFGPHAIAASTETRAFDLPWIVLDSSRAKDQWNWEPKISVSQVLDEIAAHATANPDWLETSN, encoded by the coding sequence ATGCGTCGCGACAGTGAGGTTGGATTGAAGTTTAAAGTTCTGATCACGGGCGTCTGCGGTTTTGTGGGGTCGGCGATTGCGAAAACGCTTCTCGATATCGATCCTTCGCTTCAAGTCGTCGGGATCGACAACCTCGCGCGAACAGGCAGCGCGCGGAATTGGCGACCTCTGCAATCGCGTGGCGTCCAGCTGTTTCATGGAGACCTACGCGTCGCGAGCGATCTTGCCGCGGTGGGACGTTGTGATTGGGTGATCGATGCGGCTGCATTGCCATCGGTGGTTGCCGGTGTGGACGGCCGTCACAGCAGTCGACAAGTCGTTGAAACGAACCTGATGGGAACGCTGCACTTACTGGAACAGTGCGCGACCCATCGCAGCGGCCTGATTCTGCTGAGCACCAGCCGAGTCTATTCGATTGCGGAACTGAACCGTCTCCCATTGAACATCGACGATAACGCGTTTCAATTGTCGCCGGACGTCACGATGGTCGGTGCATCGACCGCGGGTATCTCGGAAGCGTTTTCGACACGTTCCCCCATCTCCATGTATGGTGCCACGAAGCTTGCCTCCGAAACGATGGCACTGGAATATGGCTTGGCTTATCAATTTCCGGTTTGGATCAACCGCTGTGGCGTCCTTGCCGGCGCCGGTCAATTCGGACGCCCCGATCAAGGGATCTTTGCGTACTGGATCCATTCACATCTTCGACGCAGGCCGCTGAAATACATCGGCTTCGCGGGCCAGGGAACACAGGTCCGCGATTGCCTCCACCCCCAGGATCTGGCTCGATTGCTTTATCTGCAAATGACGGAAGATTCGACGACAACACGCTCCCCCGTGCTGAATGTCAGTGGCGGAATCGAATCTGCGATCTCTCTTCACCAACTGACCCAGTGGTGCGACGATCGGTTTGGTCCTCACGCGATCGCGGCATCCACGGAGACACGGGCATTTGATCTGCCTTGGATCGTTTTAGATTCGAGTCGCGCGAAGGACCAATGGAATTGGGAACCGAAGATCTCCGTTTCGCAAGTCCTTGACGAAATCGCAGCGCACGCGACGGCCAACCCCGACTGGTTGGAGACTTCGAATTGA
- a CDS encoding ArnT family glycosyltransferase — protein MNSLRNKFESRSGGFHDKTLCVRYVWLIPVLLFVVLRLPALIHMPGGQDEHWFAVPGYTVWKEGIPRIPYVPTQNRDTFFKDADRCLFTLPPALFYLQAPFFAIFPAGYPTARIPLFLAALATIPLTFGLCKRLGTSDAAALLAATLMAIGRPLMFTGLVVRPDLLCAVCGWLCILMLTRFFADGRLSQLSISGLFCGLGALFHPFALVFAIQVGFAIVAMRSSIIDKAKQSLVFGLSTGATLLLWTPLIAMYPQEFENQFFANVVDRAGPGIGSRMLFPWDSLRHHAVLLFEFAGVWQCLLLASALVAGSVVILTTQPRRFAVPYLGLCWSSVYLTAVVAGIHPTKGYWVYPVFWIMGALALTVDWFAGTVHGDRNSQAAGDREVPGRKRRRIVYWISAVLLIGISLPGAGLTSSYRYVRYWGDPKYHAPTFIAQVLDDLPKEGLFLADLSYVFDVYLSGRETLLCQEREFYWGDQTIDYAVILLAWEGLDANWSEQYDAVLEKTYGTRERPQNCFVEVYRPQELLNE, from the coding sequence TTGAATTCGCTTCGCAACAAGTTCGAATCGAGGTCCGGAGGATTTCACGACAAAACGCTTTGCGTTCGATACGTTTGGTTAATTCCGGTACTTCTATTTGTTGTGCTGCGTCTGCCCGCATTGATCCATATGCCCGGCGGGCAAGATGAACATTGGTTCGCAGTCCCGGGCTATACGGTGTGGAAAGAAGGGATTCCGCGGATTCCCTATGTTCCGACGCAGAACCGCGACACGTTTTTTAAAGATGCCGATCGTTGCCTCTTCACGCTGCCACCGGCGTTGTTTTATTTGCAAGCGCCGTTTTTCGCCATCTTCCCCGCGGGGTATCCCACCGCGAGGATTCCATTGTTTCTCGCCGCCCTGGCGACGATCCCCTTGACGTTTGGATTGTGCAAACGCTTGGGCACATCGGATGCCGCAGCGTTGTTGGCCGCAACGTTGATGGCCATCGGTCGACCGTTGATGTTTACAGGATTGGTGGTGCGTCCCGATTTGTTGTGCGCCGTCTGTGGCTGGCTGTGCATCCTGATGCTGACTCGTTTTTTCGCCGACGGTCGTTTATCACAGCTGTCGATCAGTGGACTGTTCTGCGGTTTGGGCGCGCTGTTTCATCCGTTTGCGTTGGTATTTGCAATCCAAGTGGGATTTGCGATTGTGGCGATGCGATCTTCGATCATCGACAAGGCGAAACAGTCGCTGGTGTTCGGTCTATCGACCGGTGCTACCCTGTTGCTGTGGACACCGTTGATCGCGATGTACCCGCAGGAATTCGAGAACCAATTTTTTGCGAACGTTGTCGATCGCGCGGGTCCAGGAATCGGCAGCCGCATGTTGTTTCCATGGGATTCGCTGCGGCATCATGCGGTGCTGTTGTTCGAGTTCGCAGGTGTTTGGCAGTGCTTGTTGTTGGCGTCCGCACTGGTCGCCGGTTCCGTTGTGATCCTCACCACCCAACCACGTCGATTTGCCGTCCCGTATCTCGGCTTGTGTTGGTCGAGCGTTTACCTGACGGCGGTCGTCGCGGGGATCCATCCGACCAAAGGCTATTGGGTTTATCCCGTATTTTGGATCATGGGCGCCCTGGCGCTGACGGTCGATTGGTTCGCTGGCACCGTGCATGGGGATCGCAATTCACAAGCGGCTGGCGACCGAGAAGTCCCCGGTCGCAAACGGCGTCGGATCGTCTACTGGATTAGTGCCGTGCTGTTGATTGGTATCTCCCTTCCTGGCGCCGGACTGACATCGTCGTATCGGTACGTGCGCTATTGGGGAGACCCGAAGTACCACGCGCCGACATTTATTGCTCAGGTCTTGGACGATCTGCCGAAGGAGGGCCTTTTCCTCGCGGATCTATCCTATGTTTTTGATGTGTATTTGAGTGGTCGTGAAACGCTGCTCTGCCAGGAACGGGAGTTCTATTGGGGAGACCAGACGATCGACTATGCCGTGATCTTGCTCGCTTGGGAAGGACTCGATGCGAATTGGAGCGAACAATACGATGCGGTGCTCGAGAAAACGTACGGCACGCGCGAACGCCCCCAAAATTGCTTTGTCGAAGTCTACCGACCTCAAGAGTTGTTGAATGAATGA
- a CDS encoding glycosyltransferase family 2 protein: MNEPRPQLTLVLPAHNEAANIGPCIDDLMECLVDRHQIRTELIVVNDNSQDATEAEVLNRAARWPGVRLIRRTLPAGFGRAVRTGLNYAQGDVVIIYMADRSDHPEDALMYYQTIQSGYDCVFGSRFIAGAHVNRYPRVKLVVNRIVNNTIRWMFWTDLNDLTNAFKAYRREVITTCGPYKSCHFNITLEMSLSALIGGYRIAEVPIRWEGRTWGATNLRMGQMGRRYLCTLLMLFFQRVLMSDDVRSERSAEVASGEEIFRQ; this comes from the coding sequence ATGAATGAGCCACGTCCCCAATTAACGCTCGTTCTTCCGGCACACAACGAAGCTGCCAACATCGGGCCGTGTATCGACGATCTGATGGAATGCCTTGTCGACCGACACCAGATTCGAACCGAGCTGATCGTCGTCAACGATAACAGCCAAGACGCGACCGAAGCGGAGGTGTTGAATCGGGCTGCGCGGTGGCCAGGCGTGCGGTTGATTCGCCGCACGCTTCCGGCGGGCTTTGGCCGCGCGGTGCGGACCGGATTGAACTATGCCCAGGGAGATGTCGTCATCATCTACATGGCAGACCGATCGGACCATCCCGAAGACGCATTGATGTACTACCAAACCATCCAATCCGGATACGACTGCGTCTTTGGATCTCGGTTTATCGCCGGTGCGCACGTCAATCGCTATCCACGTGTGAAGCTTGTCGTCAACCGAATAGTCAACAACACGATCCGGTGGATGTTCTGGACCGATTTGAACGACCTGACCAACGCGTTCAAGGCCTACCGACGCGAAGTCATCACGACGTGCGGGCCCTACAAATCGTGCCACTTTAACATCACGTTGGAAATGTCGTTGAGCGCATTGATCGGTGGCTATCGCATCGCCGAAGTGCCGATTCGTTGGGAGGGACGCACCTGGGGCGCGACCAACTTGCGGATGGGACAGATGGGGCGTCGTTACCTTTGCACCCTTTTAATGTTGTTTTTCCAGCGTGTCCTGATGTCCGACGATGTCCGTTCCGAACGCTCTGCCGAAGTCGCCAGCGGCGAAGAAATCTTCCGCCAATAG
- a CDS encoding tetratricopeptide repeat protein produces MNKSNLIETTDRTFEIDVLERSQTVPVVIDFWADWCQPCRALAPLLEQMAEEFAGDVAVVKANTDHCQQAATEFSVSGIPAIFGVVEGAIVDGLQGVVSEEVLRVFFRRMVSAGEFVAAKRTEDSNPAAALATYQKMLAEDPENVPAKIGLGRASLAAGDVSTATQVLDDLESRGFLEPEAEQLKSRLSLAAALPTGDLGEMEAQLAADPNNPELKIEVARMQAAAGNFQTALDLALAVVESTQGDRRDPARLLMIDIFRTLPDDSPLTGEYRRKLASALY; encoded by the coding sequence ATGAACAAATCCAACCTGATTGAAACCACCGACCGAACGTTTGAAATCGATGTACTGGAGCGGAGTCAGACCGTACCGGTGGTGATCGATTTCTGGGCCGATTGGTGCCAACCGTGCCGTGCGCTCGCACCGCTGTTAGAACAAATGGCGGAAGAATTCGCGGGCGACGTGGCGGTGGTCAAAGCAAACACCGACCATTGCCAACAGGCAGCGACCGAGTTTAGTGTGTCTGGAATTCCCGCAATCTTTGGCGTCGTCGAGGGTGCGATCGTCGATGGACTGCAGGGGGTGGTCAGTGAAGAAGTCTTGCGTGTCTTCTTCCGCAGGATGGTTTCGGCGGGCGAATTTGTCGCGGCCAAGCGGACCGAAGATTCCAACCCCGCCGCGGCGTTGGCAACGTATCAAAAAATGCTCGCCGAAGATCCTGAAAACGTTCCGGCAAAGATCGGTCTAGGCCGCGCATCGCTCGCCGCCGGAGATGTGTCCACCGCGACCCAAGTTTTGGACGATTTGGAATCGCGTGGTTTTCTGGAGCCCGAAGCCGAACAATTGAAGTCGCGGTTGTCGTTGGCCGCCGCCCTTCCAACGGGCGATCTTGGGGAAATGGAAGCGCAACTGGCCGCCGACCCGAACAATCCTGAACTGAAGATTGAAGTCGCTCGCATGCAGGCCGCGGCGGGCAATTTCCAAACCGCGCTCGACCTCGCTTTGGCTGTTGTCGAATCCACGCAGGGCGATCGTCGCGATCCGGCTCGTTTACTGATGATCGATATCTTCCGCACCCTCCCCGACGATTCGCCATTGACGGGCGAATACCGCCGAAAATTGGCCTCGGCACTCTATTAA
- a CDS encoding saccharopine dehydrogenase family protein, translated as MTNVLLLGAGKIGRMIAGFLAETGDYQVTVADSRPETLTRFQSMPAVDTLQIDAGNRSELAAAMASRGIVISALSFHFNPLIAEVALQTGSSYFDLTEDVQTTRAVQAVAQNAAAGQIFMPQCGLAPGFISIIARHLSGEFEQLESVRMRVGALPQYPTDALKYNLTWSTDGLINEYCNPCETIHQGERIDSLPLEGLEHFSIDGARYEAFNTSGGLGTLCDTLRDSVQSLNYKTIRYVGHRDLVAFLVNDLRLGSRRELLKDILEHAVPVTFQDLVITFCTVTGQRNGQLVQLSDARKIYARQIGGEQWSAIQITTAAAICAVVDLHVAGLLPRQGFVRQEQVRFDQFIANRFGKHYQTGQQPDIREPGAV; from the coding sequence ATGACAAACGTGTTACTGCTAGGGGCAGGAAAGATCGGCCGAATGATCGCAGGTTTCTTAGCGGAAACCGGGGACTATCAAGTGACCGTCGCCGATTCCCGGCCGGAGACGCTAACGCGGTTCCAATCGATGCCGGCGGTAGACACCTTGCAGATCGACGCGGGGAATCGATCCGAATTGGCCGCGGCCATGGCTTCGCGAGGGATCGTGATTTCTGCCCTCAGCTTTCACTTCAACCCTTTGATCGCCGAAGTCGCCTTGCAAACCGGCAGCAGCTATTTTGATCTCACCGAAGATGTGCAAACGACGCGTGCGGTGCAGGCCGTTGCCCAGAATGCCGCGGCGGGGCAGATCTTCATGCCCCAGTGCGGTTTGGCTCCTGGATTTATCTCCATCATCGCGCGCCATCTAAGCGGAGAGTTTGAACAATTGGAGTCGGTCCGAATGCGCGTCGGAGCGCTGCCGCAATATCCGACCGATGCGCTGAAGTACAACCTGACATGGTCGACCGACGGCTTGATCAACGAATACTGCAACCCGTGCGAAACGATCCATCAAGGGGAACGCATCGATAGCTTGCCGTTGGAAGGTTTGGAACATTTTTCCATCGACGGAGCGCGGTACGAAGCGTTTAACACCAGCGGCGGGCTCGGGACGCTTTGCGATACGCTACGCGATAGCGTGCAGTCGCTCAACTACAAGACGATCCGTTACGTAGGGCATCGCGATTTGGTCGCCTTCCTGGTCAATGATCTTCGCCTCGGTTCGCGTCGCGAATTGCTCAAGGACATCCTCGAGCACGCGGTTCCCGTGACGTTTCAGGATCTTGTGATCACGTTCTGTACCGTGACTGGCCAACGCAACGGGCAATTGGTCCAATTGAGCGATGCGCGAAAGATCTACGCGCGGCAGATCGGTGGCGAGCAGTGGAGTGCGATCCAGATTACCACCGCCGCAGCGATCTGCGCGGTCGTCGATCTGCATGTGGCGGGACTGCTTCCCAGGCAAGGTTTTGTGCGCCAAGAACAGGTCCGCTTTGACCAATTTATTGCCAATCGGTTCGGTAAACACTACCAGACGGGGCAACAGCCCGATATCCGGGAACCGGGGGCGGTGTAG